A window from Peromyscus eremicus chromosome 5, PerEre_H2_v1, whole genome shotgun sequence encodes these proteins:
- the Gcnt2 gene encoding N-acetyllactosaminide beta-1,6-N-acetylglucosaminyl-transferase yields MPPSMHYPFIVSVTTVIVFIVLYVLSFGGDQSYQKLNISDSVMLTQVCTSFINGKTSFLWRNKLMIHEKPSCTEYVTQSHYITAPLSQEEVEFPLAYVMVIHHNFDTFARLFRAIFMPQNVYCVHVDEKATAEFKGAVEQLVSCFPNAFMASKMEPVVYGGISRLQADLNCIKDLSTSEVPWKYAINTCGQDFPLKTNKEIVQYLKGLKGKNLTPGVLPPAHAIGRTKYVHREHLSKELSYVIRTTTLKPPPPHNLTIYFGSAYVALSREFANFVLHDPRAVDLLHWSKDTFSPDEHFWVTLNRIPGM; encoded by the coding sequence ATGCCTCCGTCCATGCATTACCCCTTCATAGTCTCTGTGACTACCGTCATCGTTTTTATTGTGCTCTACGTGTTAAGTTTTGGGGGAGATCAAAGCTACCAGAAGCTGAACATCTCAGACTCTGTGATGCTGACTCAGGTGTGCACATCCTTTATCAACGGGAAAACCTCTTTCCTGTGGAGAAACAAACTGATGATCCATGAGAAGCCTTCTTGCACAGAATATGTGACCCAAAGCCACTATATCACAGCCCCTTTATCTCAGGAAGAGGTCGAATTTCCTTTGGCATATGTCATGGTCATCCATCATAATTTTGACACCTTTGCAAGGCTCTTCAGGGCTATCTTTATGCCTCAAAATGTCTACTGTGTTCATGTGGACGAAAAGGCAACAGCTGAATTCAAAGGTGCGGTGGAACAGTTAGTGAGCTGTTTCCCCAATGCCTTTATGGCTTCTAAGATGGAACCTGTGGTCTATGGTGGGATCTCCCGGCTCCAGGCTGACTTGAACTGCATCAAAGATCTGTCCACTTCTGAGGTCCCCTGGAAATATGCCATCAACACCTGTGGGCAGGACTTTCCCCTGAAAACCAACAAGGAAATAGTTCAGTACCTGAAAGGGCTTAAGGGGAAGAATCTCACTCCAGGGGTGCTGCCTCCAGCTCACGCAATCGGAAGGACCAAGTATGTTCACCGGGAACACCTGAGCAAAGAGCTTTCCTATGTCATTAGAACCACCACACTGAAGCCTCCACCTCCTCACAACCTCACCATTTACTTTGGCTCTGCCTATGTCGCTCTATCGAGAGAGTTTGCCAACTTCGTTCTGCATGACCCCCGGGCAGTTGATTTGCTCCATTGGTCCAAAGACACTTTCAGTCCTGATGAGCACTTCTGGGTGACGCTCAATAGGATTCCAGGTATGTGA